In Mycobacterium stomatepiae, the following are encoded in one genomic region:
- a CDS encoding acyl-CoA dehydrogenase, with protein MGIALTDDHRELAEVARAFLTSQKARPAARALLDSPDETRPTFWPDIVELGWLGLHVDEEHGGSGYGLPELVVVIEELGRAVAPGPFVPTVIASAVIAKDGSAEQKSRLLPGLIDGTVTAGIGLDSRVQVNDGVAEGEAAGVVLGAGLAELLLIAAGGDILLLDRGRDGVSVEVPDNLDPTRRSGRVRLTNVSVGSDDVIAGARESALARARTLLAAEAVGGSSDWVDAAVDYAKVRQQFGRTIATFQAVKHHCANMLVAVESATAAVWDASRAATEDSSENEEQFRLIAAVAAALAFPAYARNAELNIQVHGGIGFTWEHDAHLHLRRALVTSALFGGDTPARDVFERTAAGAVRENSLDLPPEAEELRTRIHADAAELAALDKQAQRDELIATGYVMPHWPKPWGLAADAVEQLVIEEEFKAAGIKRPDYGITGWVILTLIQHGTDWQIERFVEKALRKDEIWCQLFSEPEAGSDAASIKTKATRVEGGWKINGQKVWTSGAHYCARGLATVRTDPDAPKHAGITTVIVDMNAPEVEVRPLRQITGGSDFNEVFFNDLFVPDEDVVGTPNSGWTVARATLGNERVSIGGSGSFYEGLATALVELAQQHSDRLAGADIRVGSYLANETALRLLNLRRVARSVEGAGPGPEGNVTKLKLAEHMVEGAAIMAALTGPEVALVDGAGAAPGRLIMGARGMAIAGGTSEVTRNQIAERILGMPRDPLIN; from the coding sequence ATGGGTATCGCACTTACCGACGACCATCGCGAGCTCGCCGAGGTCGCTCGCGCATTCCTGACGTCGCAGAAGGCGCGTCCGGCCGCGCGCGCACTGCTGGACAGCCCCGACGAGACCCGGCCCACGTTCTGGCCGGACATCGTCGAACTCGGCTGGCTCGGCCTGCATGTCGACGAGGAGCACGGTGGCTCCGGCTACGGGTTGCCCGAGTTGGTCGTGGTGATCGAGGAACTCGGCCGCGCGGTTGCCCCGGGCCCGTTCGTCCCGACGGTGATCGCCTCGGCGGTGATCGCCAAAGACGGCTCAGCCGAACAAAAGTCGCGGTTACTGCCCGGCCTGATCGACGGCACCGTCACCGCGGGCATCGGCCTGGACAGCCGGGTGCAGGTCAACGACGGTGTCGCCGAGGGAGAGGCGGCCGGGGTCGTGCTGGGCGCGGGCCTGGCCGAGCTGCTACTGATCGCCGCCGGCGGCGACATCCTGCTGTTGGACCGCGGCCGCGACGGTGTCTCGGTCGAGGTGCCCGACAACCTCGACCCGACCCGGCGTTCCGGGCGCGTCCGCCTCACCAACGTCAGCGTCGGCTCCGACGACGTCATCGCGGGGGCGCGGGAATCGGCACTCGCCCGGGCGCGGACCCTGTTGGCGGCCGAGGCGGTGGGTGGATCGTCCGACTGGGTCGACGCCGCCGTCGACTACGCCAAGGTGCGCCAGCAATTCGGCCGCACCATCGCCACCTTCCAAGCGGTCAAGCATCATTGCGCGAACATGCTCGTTGCCGTGGAGTCGGCGACCGCCGCGGTATGGGACGCCTCGCGTGCGGCCACAGAAGACTCGTCCGAAAACGAGGAGCAGTTCCGCCTGATCGCGGCAGTTGCTGCGGCACTGGCATTTCCGGCGTATGCGCGCAACGCCGAACTCAACATCCAGGTGCATGGCGGCATCGGCTTCACCTGGGAGCACGACGCGCATCTGCATCTGCGCCGGGCGCTGGTGACGTCGGCCCTGTTCGGTGGCGACACCCCGGCCCGCGACGTGTTCGAGCGCACCGCGGCGGGCGCGGTCCGGGAAAACAGCCTGGACCTGCCGCCGGAGGCTGAGGAGCTGCGCACCCGTATCCACGCCGACGCCGCCGAGCTCGCCGCGCTGGACAAGCAGGCGCAACGCGACGAGCTGATCGCGACCGGCTACGTGATGCCGCACTGGCCCAAGCCGTGGGGGCTGGCCGCCGACGCGGTGGAGCAGCTGGTCATCGAGGAAGAGTTCAAGGCGGCCGGCATCAAGCGCCCGGACTACGGCATCACCGGATGGGTGATCCTGACCCTGATCCAGCACGGAACAGACTGGCAGATCGAAAGATTCGTCGAAAAGGCGTTACGCAAGGACGAGATCTGGTGCCAGCTGTTCTCCGAACCCGAAGCGGGCTCGGATGCGGCGTCCATCAAGACCAAGGCCACCAGGGTCGAGGGCGGCTGGAAGATCAACGGCCAAAAGGTGTGGACCAGCGGAGCGCACTACTGCGCTCGCGGCCTGGCCACGGTGCGCACCGACCCGGATGCGCCGAAGCACGCCGGCATCACCACGGTGATCGTCGACATGAACGCGCCCGAGGTCGAAGTGCGGCCGCTGCGGCAGATCACCGGCGGCTCGGATTTCAACGAGGTGTTCTTCAACGACCTGTTCGTTCCCGACGAGGACGTGGTGGGCACACCCAACTCGGGGTGGACGGTCGCGCGGGCGACCCTGGGCAACGAGCGGGTCAGCATCGGCGGCAGCGGGTCGTTCTACGAGGGCCTGGCGACCGCATTGGTGGAGCTGGCTCAGCAGCATTCAGATCGGTTGGCGGGCGCGGATATTCGGGTGGGGTCCTATCTTGCCAACGAAACCGCGCTGCGGCTGCTCAACCTGCGCCGGGTGGCCCGCAGCGTCGAAGGCGCGGGGCCGGGGCCGGAAGGCAACGTGACCAAGCTGAAGCTGGCCGAGCACATGGTGGAGGGCGCCGCGATCATGGCGGCGCTGACCGGGCCCGAGGTCGCGCTGGTCGACGGGGCGGGAGCGGCGCCGGGCCGGCTGATCATGGGTGCTCGCGGTATGGCGATCGCCGGCGGCACCTCGGAAGTCACCCGCAACCAGATCGCCGAGCGGATTCTGGGCATGCCGCGCGATCCGCTGATCAACTAG
- a CDS encoding SDR family NAD(P)-dependent oxidoreductase — MEINGKKAVVIGGASGMGRATAELFAERGADVAIFDREGSDGKAVAEGIGGAFYPVDVTDFTGTEETLQTAVDKLGGLHVVVTTAGGGIAKRTLTKSGPHDLESFRSVIDLNLIATFNISRLAAAHMAKNEPEDDERGVIINTASIAAFEGQIGQVAYTAAKAAIAGMCLTMARDLGSMGIRALAIAPSLFLTGLTSMVPDEMAATLTRDAAFPKRMGRPEEYAKLALAIVDNPMLNGQCLRLDAGQRFAPK; from the coding sequence ATGGAGATCAATGGGAAGAAGGCCGTCGTCATCGGCGGCGCGTCGGGGATGGGTCGTGCCACGGCCGAGCTGTTCGCCGAGCGCGGGGCGGATGTCGCCATCTTCGACCGCGAGGGTTCCGACGGCAAAGCGGTTGCCGAGGGCATCGGTGGCGCGTTCTACCCGGTCGACGTCACCGACTTCACCGGCACAGAGGAGACCCTGCAGACCGCGGTCGACAAGCTGGGCGGTCTGCATGTCGTGGTCACCACGGCCGGTGGCGGCATCGCCAAGCGCACGCTGACCAAGTCGGGTCCTCATGACCTCGAATCCTTCCGATCGGTCATCGATCTCAACCTGATCGCCACCTTCAACATCAGCCGGCTGGCCGCGGCGCACATGGCCAAGAACGAGCCCGAAGACGACGAGCGCGGCGTCATCATCAACACCGCTTCGATCGCCGCCTTCGAGGGCCAGATTGGGCAGGTCGCCTACACCGCCGCCAAGGCGGCGATTGCGGGCATGTGTCTGACGATGGCCCGCGACCTGGGATCGATGGGCATCCGGGCGCTGGCAATCGCCCCGAGCCTGTTTCTCACCGGTTTGACTTCGATGGTTCCCGACGAGATGGCGGCGACGCTGACGCGCGACGCGGCCTTCCCCAAGCGGATGGGCCGGCCCGAGGAGTACGCGAAGCTGGCGTTGGCCATCGTCGACAACCCGATGCTCAACGGGCAGTGCCTGCGGCTGGATGCCGGACAGCGCTTCGCGCCCAAGTAG
- a CDS encoding Zn-ribbon domain-containing OB-fold protein, with protein sequence MSAESTSPLLIEHCADCSRWVHPSTGECRECGASLVARPISGEGTVFTYTVNHHPYNPEIPVPYVIAIVELTEQAGLRVAANIVDCEPDSVTCGMPVSIRPEKGAGGAPLFAPAAG encoded by the coding sequence GTGTCAGCCGAGTCGACGTCACCGCTGCTCATCGAGCATTGCGCCGATTGCTCACGCTGGGTGCATCCCTCGACCGGGGAATGCCGGGAGTGTGGCGCCTCGTTGGTCGCGCGCCCGATTTCCGGAGAGGGCACGGTGTTCACCTATACGGTCAACCACCATCCGTACAACCCGGAGATCCCCGTCCCCTATGTGATCGCCATCGTCGAGCTCACCGAGCAAGCCGGGCTTCGGGTGGCCGCCAATATCGTTGATTGCGAACCGGATTCGGTGACGTGCGGGATGCCCGTCAGCATCCGGCCCGAGAAGGGCGCCGGCGGCGCGCCGTTGTTCGCACCAGCCGCCGGCTAG
- a CDS encoding ATP-dependent DNA ligase, translated as MLLLEVVATSTDVGATSSRLTKVARIADLLTRAAPDPEVVAIVVSWLSGELPQRQIGVGWASLRSRPPPAAEPRLTVTGVHTTFTEIGAVAGKGSQARRAELLAALFAAATESEQTFLVRLLSGELRQGALAGIMADAVAKAADLPAAAVQRAAMLGGDLPSAASAALSGGAVALQAFSLRVGQPVGPMLAQTATGVAEALERHGGATIFEAKLDGARVQIHRAGDAVTVYTRSLDDVTARLPEVVEATLALPVTDLIADGEAIALRPDNRPHRFQVTASRFGRSVDVSAAQAAQPLSVFFFDILHRDGVDLLDAPTTERLAALDALVPAAQRVDRLATSDREAAVAFLQATLAAGHEGVMAKAPGSPYLAGRRGAGWLKVKPVHTLDLVVLAVEWGSGRRTGKLSNIHLGARDPTTGEFIMVGKTFKGMTDAMLEWQTARFTELAVSSTDGLLNQRVVELRPEQVVEIALDGVQRSTRYPGGLALRFARVVRYRDDKSPAEADTIDNVRALY; from the coding sequence GTGCTCCTTCTCGAGGTGGTAGCTACGTCGACTGATGTCGGCGCCACGTCGTCCCGGTTGACCAAGGTAGCGCGCATCGCCGATCTGCTGACCCGCGCCGCACCGGACCCCGAGGTGGTCGCGATCGTGGTGTCGTGGCTCTCCGGCGAACTTCCGCAACGCCAGATCGGCGTCGGCTGGGCGTCGTTGCGGTCGCGGCCGCCGCCGGCCGCCGAGCCGCGGCTCACCGTCACCGGCGTGCACACCACCTTCACCGAGATCGGCGCCGTCGCGGGCAAGGGATCGCAGGCGCGCCGGGCCGAACTGCTCGCGGCGCTGTTCGCCGCCGCGACCGAGTCCGAGCAAACGTTCCTGGTCCGGCTGCTGTCCGGCGAACTGCGCCAAGGAGCACTGGCCGGAATCATGGCTGACGCGGTCGCCAAGGCCGCCGACCTCCCGGCCGCCGCGGTTCAGCGCGCGGCGATGCTGGGCGGCGATCTGCCCTCGGCGGCGTCGGCCGCCCTGTCCGGCGGCGCGGTGGCGCTGCAAGCATTCAGCCTGCGGGTGGGCCAGCCGGTCGGCCCGATGCTGGCACAGACCGCGACCGGTGTGGCCGAAGCGCTCGAACGTCACGGCGGTGCAACGATTTTCGAAGCAAAGCTGGACGGCGCGCGGGTGCAGATTCACCGCGCCGGGGACGCGGTCACGGTCTACACCCGGAGCCTGGACGACGTCACCGCGCGGCTGCCCGAGGTGGTGGAGGCGACGCTGGCGCTTCCGGTCACCGATCTGATCGCGGACGGCGAGGCGATCGCGCTGCGGCCCGACAACCGGCCGCACCGCTTTCAGGTCACCGCTTCCCGATTCGGCCGATCGGTCGATGTGAGCGCAGCCCAAGCGGCGCAACCGCTTTCGGTGTTCTTCTTCGACATCTTGCACCGCGACGGGGTCGATCTGCTCGACGCGCCGACCACCGAGCGCCTCGCCGCCCTGGACGCGCTGGTGCCCGCCGCCCAGCGGGTCGACCGGCTGGCCACCTCCGATCGCGAAGCCGCCGTGGCATTCCTACAGGCCACGCTGGCCGCCGGTCACGAAGGGGTGATGGCAAAGGCACCGGGCTCGCCCTACCTTGCCGGCCGGCGCGGGGCGGGCTGGCTCAAGGTCAAGCCGGTCCACACGCTCGACCTGGTGGTGCTCGCCGTCGAATGGGGTTCGGGACGCCGCACCGGCAAACTCTCCAACATCCATCTGGGCGCCCGCGACCCGACAACGGGCGAATTCATCATGGTGGGAAAGACTTTCAAGGGCATGACCGATGCCATGCTGGAGTGGCAGACGGCGCGGTTCACCGAACTCGCCGTCAGTTCGACGGACGGCTTGCTGAATCAACGGGTGGTCGAACTGCGTCCCGAGCAGGTCGTCGAGATCGCGCTCGACGGCGTGCAGCGCTCGACGCGCTACCCGGGCGGGCTGGCGCTGCGGTTTGCCCGCGTCGTTCGGTACCGCGACGACAAGAGTCCGGCCGAAGCAGACACCATCGACAACGTCCGTGCGCTGTATTAA
- a CDS encoding Hsp70 family protein, which translates to MRVGIDFGTTHTVVALVDRGNYPVVSFDGVDAWPSLIAANAAGELRFGVDAAAVRHDPKWSVLRSVKRLLNDAGPQSEVTLAGRSYRLTELLTGFLAQLKSDLLQRSNGSLTPGDTIEAAISVPPNASSAQRLLTLDAFVAAGFHVVALLNEPSAASLEYAHRYRSTITAKREYVLIYDLGGGTFDASLLKMTGHSNEVVISEGIQRLGGEDFDEAIVRLVVDGAKLRDVGAGALALLREECATRKEAVGPQTRRFLVDLTGIEDGVDRPPFSCGIDDVYSACGPLVTPTIDLLNRILHDDSRNVAWSEVAGIYVVGGAGGFPLISRMLRATFGDKRVKRSPHPFAATAIGLAVFLDKESGFALSERFSRHFGVFREAEAGAGVVFDPIVGKDVSLPPDGDTPLVVRRTYRAAHNIGHFRFVECSRLVNGRPDGDVTPYDPVLFPFDPALHDRDDLGRRPVGRWTDGPDVEERYVAPSGAVEVTLTTQPGGFMRTYRLERRASA; encoded by the coding sequence ATGAGAGTCGGTATCGACTTCGGCACCACCCACACTGTCGTCGCACTCGTCGACCGGGGTAACTACCCGGTCGTCTCGTTCGACGGCGTCGATGCATGGCCTTCGCTCATCGCCGCCAACGCGGCCGGCGAGCTGCGCTTCGGCGTGGATGCCGCCGCCGTGCGCCACGACCCGAAATGGTCGGTGCTGCGATCGGTCAAACGCCTGCTCAACGACGCCGGACCACAATCCGAGGTGACGCTGGCGGGCCGCAGCTATCGGTTGACCGAACTGCTCACGGGCTTTCTGGCTCAGCTGAAAAGCGATCTTCTGCAACGCTCGAATGGCAGCCTGACGCCGGGCGACACCATCGAGGCGGCCATCAGCGTGCCTCCCAATGCGTCGAGTGCCCAGCGTTTGTTGACGCTGGATGCGTTCGTGGCGGCGGGTTTTCACGTCGTCGCGCTGCTGAACGAGCCGTCCGCCGCGAGCCTGGAGTACGCCCATCGATACCGCTCCACGATCACCGCCAAACGTGAATACGTGCTCATCTACGACCTCGGCGGTGGCACTTTCGACGCGTCGCTGCTCAAGATGACCGGACATTCGAACGAGGTGGTGATCAGCGAAGGCATCCAACGTCTGGGCGGTGAGGATTTCGACGAGGCGATTGTGCGGCTCGTCGTCGACGGCGCGAAACTGCGTGACGTGGGTGCCGGCGCGCTCGCCCTGCTGCGCGAGGAGTGCGCGACGCGCAAGGAGGCCGTCGGGCCACAGACCCGCCGCTTCCTGGTCGACCTGACGGGAATAGAGGACGGGGTCGACCGACCACCATTTTCGTGCGGCATCGATGATGTCTACTCGGCGTGCGGGCCGCTCGTCACGCCCACGATCGACCTGCTCAACCGCATCCTGCACGACGACAGCCGGAATGTGGCGTGGTCCGAGGTCGCGGGCATCTACGTGGTGGGCGGGGCCGGCGGCTTTCCGCTCATCTCCCGGATGCTGCGGGCCACCTTCGGTGACAAGCGGGTCAAACGCTCACCGCATCCGTTTGCCGCCACGGCCATCGGCCTCGCCGTGTTTCTCGACAAGGAGTCCGGTTTCGCGTTGTCCGAACGCTTTTCGCGACACTTCGGTGTCTTCCGCGAGGCCGAGGCCGGCGCCGGCGTCGTCTTCGATCCGATCGTGGGCAAAGACGTCTCGCTGCCCCCCGACGGCGATACTCCGCTCGTCGTCCGGCGTACCTACCGGGCGGCGCACAACATCGGGCACTTCCGTTTCGTGGAGTGCAGCCGCCTGGTCAACGGCCGCCCCGACGGGGATGTGACGCCCTACGATCCGGTCCTCTTCCCATTCGATCCCGCGCTGCACGACCGCGACGACCTCGGGCGCCGGCCCGTCGGCCGGTGGACGGACGGGCCGGATGTCGAGGAGCGCTACGTCGCGCCCAGCGGCGCCGTGGAGGTGACGCTCACGACGCAACCGGGCGGTTTCATGCGGACCTACCGCCTGGAGCGGCGCGCATCCGCATAG
- a CDS encoding thiolase family protein codes for MTCFEKDAIVSGIGISRIGRRTGIPGCDLTMEAVRGAIADAGLKPADIDGIATLGDTPAEEVNAELQIDAADCGSGFGTGGLLSPVMSACRAVSEKRARYVVIYRTIQMLGGTVPVKQDENAPAPPLARMFEVPEGAEKPAVGAMDDVNDLVAAQAYSAANWLALNCRRHMELYGTTKEQLGWLALNGRRNAALNPLAVYRDPMTMADYLGARLVSTPFGLLDCDVPVDGSIAVVVSHAEYGPDCPHRPVRVEAIGGSDGAGGWFHRDDYPKMAMSDAAAQMWSRTDLKPSDLAVAQLYDGFTYLTLAWLEALGVCGDGEAGPFVEGGARIARDGQLPLNTYGGQLSAGRMHGYWALHEGCLQLRGEAADRQVSPRPEVGVVSVGGGPVAGCMLLTC; via the coding sequence ATGACGTGCTTCGAAAAAGACGCGATCGTGTCCGGGATCGGGATTTCCCGAATCGGCCGGCGGACCGGGATCCCGGGGTGCGACCTCACGATGGAGGCGGTGCGTGGTGCTATCGCCGACGCCGGCCTGAAGCCCGCCGACATCGACGGCATCGCGACGCTGGGTGACACGCCGGCCGAAGAGGTCAATGCCGAACTGCAGATCGACGCCGCCGACTGTGGCAGCGGGTTCGGTACCGGCGGACTGCTGAGCCCGGTGATGTCGGCATGCCGCGCCGTGTCCGAGAAACGCGCCCGGTACGTCGTGATCTACCGGACCATCCAAATGCTCGGCGGCACGGTGCCGGTCAAGCAGGACGAAAACGCGCCCGCCCCGCCGCTGGCGCGGATGTTCGAAGTACCCGAGGGTGCCGAGAAACCCGCCGTCGGCGCGATGGACGATGTCAATGATCTGGTTGCGGCCCAGGCATATTCGGCGGCGAACTGGCTGGCGCTGAACTGCCGTCGTCACATGGAGCTGTATGGAACCACCAAAGAACAGTTGGGTTGGCTGGCGCTGAACGGCCGTCGCAACGCCGCGCTGAATCCGCTCGCGGTCTACCGCGATCCGATGACCATGGCCGACTATCTGGGGGCGCGGCTGGTGTCCACGCCGTTCGGGCTGCTGGACTGCGACGTGCCCGTCGACGGCTCGATCGCGGTGGTGGTGTCCCACGCCGAGTACGGGCCCGACTGTCCGCACCGGCCGGTGCGGGTGGAGGCGATCGGCGGGTCCGACGGCGCCGGCGGCTGGTTCCACCGCGACGACTACCCGAAGATGGCGATGTCGGACGCGGCCGCACAGATGTGGTCGCGCACCGACTTGAAGCCCAGTGACCTCGCGGTCGCCCAGCTGTACGACGGTTTCACCTATCTCACCCTCGCCTGGCTGGAGGCGCTGGGAGTCTGCGGCGACGGCGAGGCCGGCCCGTTCGTCGAGGGCGGCGCGCGGATCGCCCGCGACGGGCAGCTGCCGCTGAACACCTATGGCGGTCAACTCTCGGCGGGCCGCATGCACGGCTATTGGGCGCTGCACGAGGGATGCCTGCAGTTGCGTGGCGAGGCGGCCGACCGGCAGGTATCGCCGCGGCCCGAGGTCGGCGTGGTTTCCGTGGGCGGGGGTCCGGTCGCGGGTTGCATGCTGCTTACCTGCTGA
- a CDS encoding carbon starvation CstA family protein gives MTVTVHDKDVSYIRTHDDLPPVAIIDRSPITVRNKIVFAIIAAIGAVAWAIIAFLRGEPVNAVWIVVAAICTYILGFRFYARLIEMKIVRPRDDHATPAEIFDDGTDYVPTDRRVLFGHHFAAIAGAGPLVGPVLATQMGYLPCSIWIIVGAVFAGAVQDYLVLWISTRRRGRSLGQMAHDELGNIGGAAAIVGVLVIMVMIIAVLALVVVRGLAQSPWGVFSIAMTIPIAIFMGCYLRFLRPGRVGEVSLIGFVLLMAAVASGSWVSETSWGASWFTLSAVTVSWLITIYGFVASVLPVWLLLAPRDYLSTFMKVGAIALLAVGIFIAHPLLAAPAVSRFASSGDGPVLPGALFPFLFITIACGALSGFHALISSGTTPKLLEKESQMRFIGYGGMLTESFVAVMALISASILDQHVYFALNAPAAQTGGTAATAADYVNGLGLTGTPATADQLNQAATSVGEKSIVSRTGGAPTLAVGMSEILYRVFGGAGLKAFWYHFAIMFEALFILTAVDAGTRVARFMLSDALGNLGGPLAKLQNPSWRPGVWGCSLAVCAGWGGILLMGVTDPLGGINTLFPLFGIANQLLAAIALTVITVIVIKKGLLRWAWIPGAPLAWDLTVTLTASWQKIFSADPAIGYWTQHSQYSAARDAGKTAFGSAKNVHQLDEVIRNTFIQGTLSILFAAVVVIVLIAGIVVSLKAIRGGGRPLTEDDPIPSKVFAPAGLIATAAEREVQRQWDAPRVSMSGERHAGQS, from the coding sequence TTGACCGTGACTGTGCACGACAAAGATGTCAGCTACATCCGCACGCATGACGACCTGCCGCCCGTCGCCATCATCGACCGCTCCCCCATCACCGTCCGGAACAAGATCGTCTTCGCGATCATCGCGGCGATCGGTGCCGTCGCCTGGGCGATCATCGCGTTCCTGCGCGGGGAGCCTGTGAACGCCGTCTGGATCGTGGTCGCGGCGATCTGTACCTACATTCTCGGTTTCCGCTTTTATGCGCGGTTGATCGAAATGAAGATCGTCCGCCCACGTGACGACCACGCCACACCCGCCGAGATTTTCGACGACGGCACCGACTACGTGCCCACCGACCGCCGGGTGCTGTTCGGCCATCACTTCGCCGCGATCGCCGGAGCCGGACCACTCGTCGGCCCGGTGCTGGCCACTCAGATGGGCTACCTGCCCTGCAGCATCTGGATCATCGTCGGCGCGGTGTTCGCCGGCGCCGTCCAGGACTACTTGGTGCTGTGGATCTCCACCCGGCGCCGGGGCCGGTCGCTGGGCCAGATGGCCCACGACGAGCTGGGCAACATCGGCGGCGCCGCCGCGATCGTCGGCGTCCTCGTCATCATGGTGATGATCATCGCGGTGCTGGCACTGGTGGTGGTGCGTGGTCTGGCCCAGAGCCCGTGGGGTGTGTTCTCCATCGCGATGACCATCCCGATCGCCATCTTTATGGGCTGCTACCTGCGGTTCCTGCGACCGGGCCGAGTGGGCGAAGTATCGCTGATCGGCTTCGTGTTGCTGATGGCCGCCGTCGCCTCCGGCAGCTGGGTCAGCGAAACCTCTTGGGGCGCATCCTGGTTCACCCTGTCCGCGGTGACGGTCTCCTGGTTGATCACGATCTACGGCTTCGTGGCGTCGGTGCTGCCGGTGTGGTTGCTGCTGGCGCCGCGCGACTACCTGTCGACGTTCATGAAGGTCGGCGCCATCGCGTTGCTGGCGGTCGGCATCTTCATCGCGCACCCGCTGCTGGCGGCACCCGCGGTCTCCCGGTTCGCCTCCAGTGGCGACGGCCCGGTGCTTCCCGGCGCGCTCTTCCCGTTCCTGTTCATCACGATCGCGTGCGGCGCGCTCTCCGGTTTTCACGCGCTGATCTCCTCGGGGACGACGCCGAAGCTGCTGGAGAAGGAAAGTCAGATGCGTTTCATCGGCTACGGCGGCATGCTCACCGAATCCTTCGTCGCCGTGATGGCGCTGATCAGCGCGTCGATCCTGGACCAGCACGTGTACTTCGCCCTCAACGCTCCGGCCGCACAGACCGGCGGTACCGCGGCGACGGCGGCGGACTACGTGAATGGACTCGGCTTGACCGGAACTCCGGCGACCGCGGACCAACTCAACCAGGCCGCCACGAGCGTCGGCGAAAAGTCGATCGTGTCGCGCACCGGCGGAGCCCCGACGTTGGCGGTCGGCATGTCCGAGATCCTGTACCGGGTGTTCGGCGGCGCCGGTCTCAAGGCGTTCTGGTATCACTTCGCGATCATGTTCGAGGCACTGTTCATCCTGACCGCCGTCGATGCGGGCACCCGGGTCGCGCGTTTCATGCTCTCCGACGCACTCGGCAACCTGGGCGGCCCGCTGGCCAAGCTGCAGAATCCGAGCTGGCGCCCCGGCGTGTGGGGTTGCAGCCTGGCCGTGTGCGCGGGCTGGGGCGGCATCCTGCTGATGGGCGTGACCGACCCGCTCGGCGGGATCAACACGCTGTTCCCCCTGTTCGGTATCGCCAACCAGCTGCTCGCGGCGATCGCACTGACCGTGATCACCGTGATCGTCATCAAGAAGGGCCTGCTGCGGTGGGCGTGGATTCCGGGTGCCCCGCTCGCATGGGATCTGACGGTCACGCTGACCGCGTCGTGGCAGAAAATCTTCTCCGCCGATCCCGCGATCGGCTACTGGACACAGCACTCCCAATATTCGGCCGCCCGCGACGCGGGCAAGACGGCCTTCGGGTCGGCCAAGAATGTCCACCAGCTCGACGAAGTCATCAGGAACACCTTCATCCAGGGCACGCTGTCGATACTTTTCGCGGCCGTGGTGGTCATCGTATTGATCGCCGGAATTGTGGTCTCGCTGAAGGCAATTCGCGGTGGCGGGCGGCCGTTGACCGAGGATGACCCGATACCGTCGAAGGTGTTCGCGCCCGCGGGCCTGATTGCCACCGCCGCCGAGCGGGAGGTGCAGCGGCAGTGGGACGCGCCGCGGGTATCGATGTCCGGCGAGCGCCACGCCGGACAAAGCTAG
- the ppk2 gene encoding polyphosphate kinase 2: protein MAEIDLEALSTPEHGYTVNDDDDDDDDDPILLDRDGNHVQTWRERYPYDHRMSRDEYEYLKRRLQIELLKLQNHSKRTGARHAIVFEGRDAAGKGGTIQRFMEHLNPRGARVVALEKPTEREQTQWYFQRYIKHLPSGGEMVLFDRSWYHRAGVERVMGFCSTDQYAEFIEQTPLFEGMLVANGISLTKFWFSVSPAEQRTRFAIRLVDPVRNWKFSPMDMESIDRWQEYTAAKEAMFKATDTDVAPWIVVRSNDKKRARINAMRYVLAKCDYDDKDDEVVGEPDPLIVGRALTD, encoded by the coding sequence ATGGCTGAGATAGATCTCGAAGCCCTGTCCACTCCCGAACACGGCTACACCGTCAACGACGACGACGACGACGATGACGACGACCCGATCCTGCTCGACCGGGACGGCAATCACGTGCAGACGTGGCGCGAACGATATCCGTACGACCACCGGATGTCGCGCGACGAATACGAGTATCTGAAGCGGCGCCTGCAAATCGAGCTGCTCAAGCTGCAAAATCACAGCAAGCGCACCGGCGCCAGGCACGCGATCGTCTTCGAGGGACGCGACGCGGCCGGCAAGGGGGGCACCATTCAGCGATTCATGGAACACCTCAATCCGCGTGGTGCGCGGGTCGTGGCGCTGGAGAAGCCGACCGAGCGCGAGCAGACGCAGTGGTATTTCCAGCGCTACATCAAGCACCTGCCGTCCGGCGGGGAGATGGTGCTGTTCGACCGGTCGTGGTACCACCGGGCCGGCGTCGAACGAGTAATGGGTTTTTGTTCAACCGATCAATACGCTGAATTCATCGAGCAGACGCCGCTTTTCGAAGGAATGTTGGTCGCCAATGGGATCAGCCTGACCAAGTTCTGGTTTTCCGTTTCCCCGGCCGAGCAGCGCACCCGCTTCGCCATCCGGCTGGTCGATCCGGTCCGGAATTGGAAGTTCTCGCCGATGGACATGGAGTCGATCGATCGGTGGCAGGAGTACACCGCGGCGAAGGAAGCGATGTTCAAAGCGACCGATACCGACGTTGCGCCGTGGATCGTGGTGCGTAGCAACGACAAGAAGCGGGCCCGTATCAACGCCATGCGCTATGTCCTCGCCAAATGCGACTACGACGACAAGGACGACGAGGTCGTGGGTGAGCCGGATCCGTTGATTGTGGGCCGCGCGCTGACGGACTGA